In Mangifera indica cultivar Alphonso chromosome 1, CATAS_Mindica_2.1, whole genome shotgun sequence, a single genomic region encodes these proteins:
- the LOC123219032 gene encoding (-)-germacrene D synthase-like isoform X2, with the protein MSPQLSAVPSSVENNTKQETKRRSANYHPSIWGHHFLSYASDSVDTDDNAELLKLKEEIISMLRDDANKPEQKLELVNAIQRLGVSYHFESEVREILEEVYKAHNETDLGDGTDELYSISLRFRLLRQHGYKIPCDVFNKFKDNNGSFKASLTEDVRGMLSFYEASHLRIHGETILDEALAFTTNQLESWVATQPSSHLAGQIKHALTRPLRKSLPRLEARYYMNIYHEEASHNEVILTFAKLDFNILQKLHQKELSVITKWWKDLNFAQKLPFARDRIVECYFWILGVYFEPEYLKGRRLLTKVISITSIIDDIYDVYGTIDELELLTSAIERWDMSVIDQLPDYMKLCYKALLDIYNEIESEMMNSIVRNYHTEAKWCHENYFPTLDEYMSVALVTSAYQLLPTTSFVEMGDVATKEAFEWLFSYPKVLKAASIICRLMDDIVGHKHEQKRGHVASAIECHMKEHGVSEEETIKVFREQIANAWKDINEAFLKPTAAPVPLLDRILNFSRVIDLLYKDNDSYTNSYLTKDHVASLLRDPVQL; encoded by the exons atgtctcCACAACTCTCAGCCGTTCCTTCTTCGGTCGAAAATAATACCAAGCAAGAAACTAAACGTCGATCGGCAAATTATCATCCTAGCATTTGGGGGcatcattttctctcatatgCTAGTGATTCTGTg GATACTGATGATAACGCAGAACTGCTGAAGCTGAAGGAGGAAATTATAAGCATGCTAAGGGATGACGCAAATAAGCCTGAGCAAAAACTTGAGTTGGTTAATGCAATCCAACGCTTAGGGGTGTCTTATCATTTTGAAAGTGAGGTCAGGGAAATCTTAGAAGAAGTCTATAAGGCTCACAATGAAACTGACTTGGGAGATGGAACTGATGAGTTATACTCCATCTCTCTTAGATTTCGATTGCTTAGACAACATGGCTATAAAATCCCATGCG ATGTGTTCAACAAGTTCAAGGACAATAATGGGAGTTTTAAGGCATCTCTTACAGAGGATGTTCGAGGAATGTTAAGCTTTTACGAAGCCTCACATCTCAGAATTCATGGAGAAACGATACTGGATGAAGCCCTTGCTTTCACTACGAATCAGCTTGAGTCCTGGGTAGCAACTCAACCCAGCTCTCATCTTGCAGGGCAAATTAAGCATGCCTTAACTCGACCTCTTCGCAAGAGCTTACCTAGGCTGGAGGCAAGATATTACATGAACATCTATCACGAAGAAGCTTCCCACAATGAAGTTATATTAACTTTTGCAAAGTTAGATTTTAACATACTACAGAAGTTGCATCAGAAGGAACTCAGTGTAATTACTAA GTGGTGGAAGGATTTAAACTTCGCGCAGAAGCTACCTTTTGCAAGAGACAGAATTGTTGAGTGTTACTTCTGGATATTGGGAGTGTATTTTGAGCCAGAATATTTAAAGGGTAGAAGACTTTTAACCAAAGTAATCTCCATTACTTCCATTATCGATGACATCTATGATGTGTATGGTACCATTGATGAACTTGAGCTATTGACCTCAGCAATTGAGAG gtgGGATATGAGTGTCATAGATCAATTACCCGACTACATGAAACTATGTTATAAAGCCCTCCTTGATATTTACAATGAAATTGAATCAGAAATG ATGAACAGTATAGTTAGAAATTATCACACTGAAGCCAAATGGTGtcatgaaaattattttccaaCACTGGATGAGTACATGAGTGTAGCATTGGTTACCAGTGCGTACCAATTGTTACCCACAACATCTTTCGTAGAAATGGGAGATGTTGCAACCAAAGAAGCCTTTGAATGGCTATTCAGCTACCCTAAGGTTTTGAAGGCTGCCTCAATAATTTGTAGACTCATGGATGACATAGTTGGACACAAG CATGAGCAAAAGAGAGGACATGTTGCCTCAGCAATTGAATGTCACATGAAGGAACATGGTGTTTCAGAAGAAGAGACGATTAAAGTGTTTCGTGAGCAAATTGCAAATGCATGGAAAGATATAAATGAAGCTTTCCTTAAACCAACTGCTGCTCCAGTGCCTCTGCTTGATCGTATTCTTAATTTTTCACGTGTAATAGACCTTCTTTACAAAGACAATGACAGCTACACCAATTCTTATTTGACTAAAGACCATGTTGCTTCATTGCTCAGAGACCCCGTACAGCTCTGA
- the LOC123219068 gene encoding uncharacterized protein LOC123219068, with amino-acid sequence MRFLLELVSCCGSPEAEGASPVAKLVEPRDEETRSLMRRSYQRKRRGRSGGSSTEEWRPSLCSISEDFVMDRTKSERERSCKRKNGGSLRDKARFRSCSRDFGQNSGPSIIPAFSATPFMF; translated from the exons ATGAGGTTCTTGTTGGAGCTAGTGTCGTGTTGTGGATCACCCGAGGCAGAAGGCGCCAGTCCCGTGGCGAAGCTAGTCGAGCCGAGAGATGAGGAAACGAGGTCGTTGATGCGCCGGAGCTACCAGCGTAAGAGACGCGGCCGATCTGGAGGTTCATCGACGGAGGAATGGAGGCCGTCGTTGTGTTCAATTTCTGAAGATTTTGTGATGGACAGGACCAaaagtgaaagagagagaagcTGCAAAAGGAAGAACGGTGGATCGCTGCGAGACAAAGCTCGCTTTCGTAGCTGTAGCCGAGATTTCGG GCAAAATTCAGGGCCATCCATCATTCCAGCATTCTCTGCAACCCCGTTCATGTTCTGA
- the LOC123219032 gene encoding (-)-germacrene D synthase-like isoform X1: MSPQLSAVPSSVENNTKQETKRRSANYHPSIWGHHFLSYASDSVDTDDNAELLKLKEEIISMLRDDANKPEQKLELVNAIQRLGVSYHFESEVREILEEVYKAHNETDLGDGTDELYSISLRFRLLRQHGYKIPCDVFNKFKDNNGSFKASLTEDVRGMLSFYEASHLRIHGETILDEALAFTTNQLESWVATQPSSHLAGQIKHALTRPLRKSLPRLEARYYMNIYHEEASHNEVILTFAKLDFNILQKLHQKELSVITKWWKDLNFAQKLPFARDRIVECYFWILGVYFEPEYLKGRRLLTKVISITSIIDDIYDVYGTIDELELLTSAIERWDMSVIDQLPDYMKLCYKALLDIYNEIESEMVNQKKLYRLDFAKEAMNSIVRNYHTEAKWCHENYFPTLDEYMSVALVTSAYQLLPTTSFVEMGDVATKEAFEWLFSYPKVLKAASIICRLMDDIVGHKHEQKRGHVASAIECHMKEHGVSEEETIKVFREQIANAWKDINEAFLKPTAAPVPLLDRILNFSRVIDLLYKDNDSYTNSYLTKDHVASLLRDPVQL; encoded by the exons atgtctcCACAACTCTCAGCCGTTCCTTCTTCGGTCGAAAATAATACCAAGCAAGAAACTAAACGTCGATCGGCAAATTATCATCCTAGCATTTGGGGGcatcattttctctcatatgCTAGTGATTCTGTg GATACTGATGATAACGCAGAACTGCTGAAGCTGAAGGAGGAAATTATAAGCATGCTAAGGGATGACGCAAATAAGCCTGAGCAAAAACTTGAGTTGGTTAATGCAATCCAACGCTTAGGGGTGTCTTATCATTTTGAAAGTGAGGTCAGGGAAATCTTAGAAGAAGTCTATAAGGCTCACAATGAAACTGACTTGGGAGATGGAACTGATGAGTTATACTCCATCTCTCTTAGATTTCGATTGCTTAGACAACATGGCTATAAAATCCCATGCG ATGTGTTCAACAAGTTCAAGGACAATAATGGGAGTTTTAAGGCATCTCTTACAGAGGATGTTCGAGGAATGTTAAGCTTTTACGAAGCCTCACATCTCAGAATTCATGGAGAAACGATACTGGATGAAGCCCTTGCTTTCACTACGAATCAGCTTGAGTCCTGGGTAGCAACTCAACCCAGCTCTCATCTTGCAGGGCAAATTAAGCATGCCTTAACTCGACCTCTTCGCAAGAGCTTACCTAGGCTGGAGGCAAGATATTACATGAACATCTATCACGAAGAAGCTTCCCACAATGAAGTTATATTAACTTTTGCAAAGTTAGATTTTAACATACTACAGAAGTTGCATCAGAAGGAACTCAGTGTAATTACTAA GTGGTGGAAGGATTTAAACTTCGCGCAGAAGCTACCTTTTGCAAGAGACAGAATTGTTGAGTGTTACTTCTGGATATTGGGAGTGTATTTTGAGCCAGAATATTTAAAGGGTAGAAGACTTTTAACCAAAGTAATCTCCATTACTTCCATTATCGATGACATCTATGATGTGTATGGTACCATTGATGAACTTGAGCTATTGACCTCAGCAATTGAGAG gtgGGATATGAGTGTCATAGATCAATTACCCGACTACATGAAACTATGTTATAAAGCCCTCCTTGATATTTACAATGAAATTGAATCAGAAATGGtaaatcaaaaaaaattataccgtCTTGATTTTGCAAAAGAGGCG ATGAACAGTATAGTTAGAAATTATCACACTGAAGCCAAATGGTGtcatgaaaattattttccaaCACTGGATGAGTACATGAGTGTAGCATTGGTTACCAGTGCGTACCAATTGTTACCCACAACATCTTTCGTAGAAATGGGAGATGTTGCAACCAAAGAAGCCTTTGAATGGCTATTCAGCTACCCTAAGGTTTTGAAGGCTGCCTCAATAATTTGTAGACTCATGGATGACATAGTTGGACACAAG CATGAGCAAAAGAGAGGACATGTTGCCTCAGCAATTGAATGTCACATGAAGGAACATGGTGTTTCAGAAGAAGAGACGATTAAAGTGTTTCGTGAGCAAATTGCAAATGCATGGAAAGATATAAATGAAGCTTTCCTTAAACCAACTGCTGCTCCAGTGCCTCTGCTTGATCGTATTCTTAATTTTTCACGTGTAATAGACCTTCTTTACAAAGACAATGACAGCTACACCAATTCTTATTTGACTAAAGACCATGTTGCTTCATTGCTCAGAGACCCCGTACAGCTCTGA